A region of Mesorhizobium sp. M3A.F.Ca.ET.080.04.2.1 DNA encodes the following proteins:
- the gltX gene encoding glutamate--tRNA ligase, translated as MSDKVVTRFAPSPTGYLHIGGARTALFNWLYAKHTGGTMLLRIEDTDRERSTEAATAAILDGLTWLGLSWDGEAVSQFERAPRHREVAEELVRLGKAYYSYETPAELEAMREAARAKGLPPRYNGQWRDRDPSEAPAGVRGAIRIKAPTEGETVVHDRVQGEVRFPNKDLDDFIILRSDGNPTYMHAVVVDDHDMGVTHIIRGDDHLTNAARQTVIYNAMGWAVPSMSHIPLIHGADGAKLSKRHGALGVEAYRAMGYLPEALLNYLARLGWSHGDDEVMSIKDMVSWFDIGDVNKGAARFDFAKLEALNGVHIRRMDDQALLDIFVATLPYLEGGPALAARLDDKRKAQLLAAMPGLKERAKTLVELVDGAAFLFAERPLTLDDKAAGLLGSDARAILRSAHAALTALSGDWSAAAAEAAVRDVAQAGGHKLGAVAQPLRAALTGRSTSPGVFDVLAVLGREESLARIGDQID; from the coding sequence ATGTCCGACAAGGTCGTCACCCGCTTTGCCCCCTCGCCCACAGGCTACCTGCACATCGGCGGGGCGCGCACCGCGCTGTTCAACTGGCTCTACGCCAAGCACACGGGCGGCACGATGCTGCTGCGCATCGAAGACACCGATCGTGAGCGCTCCACCGAGGCCGCGACCGCTGCAATCCTTGATGGATTGACCTGGCTCGGTCTTTCATGGGACGGCGAGGCGGTTTCGCAGTTCGAGCGCGCGCCGCGCCACCGCGAGGTGGCCGAGGAGCTCGTGCGCCTGGGCAAGGCCTATTACAGCTACGAAACCCCGGCAGAACTCGAGGCGATGCGTGAGGCGGCGCGCGCCAAGGGCCTGCCGCCGCGCTACAACGGACAGTGGCGCGACCGCGACCCGTCCGAGGCGCCCGCCGGCGTCAGGGGCGCGATCCGCATCAAGGCGCCGACCGAGGGGGAAACCGTGGTTCACGACCGCGTGCAGGGCGAGGTGCGCTTTCCGAACAAGGATCTCGACGACTTCATCATCCTGCGTTCGGACGGCAATCCGACCTATATGCATGCCGTCGTCGTCGACGATCACGATATGGGCGTCACCCACATCATCCGTGGCGACGATCATTTGACCAACGCTGCGCGCCAGACCGTGATCTACAACGCCATGGGCTGGGCCGTGCCGTCGATGTCGCACATCCCGCTGATCCATGGCGCCGACGGCGCCAAGTTGTCGAAACGCCACGGCGCGCTCGGCGTCGAAGCCTATCGCGCCATGGGCTATTTGCCTGAAGCGCTGCTCAACTATCTGGCCAGGCTCGGCTGGAGCCATGGGGACGATGAGGTGATGTCGATCAAGGACATGGTCTCATGGTTCGACATCGGCGATGTCAACAAGGGCGCGGCCCGGTTCGACTTCGCCAAGCTCGAGGCGCTGAACGGCGTTCATATCCGCAGGATGGACGATCAGGCTCTCCTGGACATCTTCGTCGCCACCCTGCCCTATCTCGAAGGCGGTCCGGCGCTTGCCGCGCGGCTCGACGATAAGCGCAAGGCACAGTTGCTCGCCGCCATGCCTGGTCTGAAGGAGCGGGCAAAAACCCTGGTGGAACTGGTGGACGGCGCCGCCTTCCTGTTCGCGGAGCGGCCGCTGACGCTGGATGACAAGGCTGCCGGCTTGCTCGGCAGCGATGCCCGCGCCATCCTGCGCAGCGCGCACGCCGCGCTGACCGCGCTGTCGGGCGATTGGTCCGCCGCGGCCGCGGAAGCTGCCGTCCGTGACGTTGCGCAGGCAGGCGGCCACAAGCTCGGCGCCGTGGCCCAGCCGCTGAGAGCAGCCTTGACCGGCCGCAGCACATCGCCGGGGGTGTTCGACGTGCTTGCCGTTCTCGGCCGCGAGGAGAGCCTGGCGCGGATTGGAGATCAAATCGATTAG
- a CDS encoding ComEC/Rec2 family competence protein, producing the protein MAGRGRGAEDGGGTAAGVSERLLFAGTAPIEAGPVLLLEPRQPAQIVSPDGTVDRPPPATIDRVRRQFRRASLSAFGQSVAAAGTKELDRGIGFLLVPVFLAAGVILYFSLSTEPDLYRPLATVALMAACAAVSRSWPKTHLLFMAALFCAVGFVAAKVETLRAATPMLGGEIQTRLTGRVVIAEPMANGRVRLTIDLVSTAHPKLRYAPDRVRLSARRIPPGLTAGSLVTGYARLLSPTGPVRPDSYDFSFDSYFSGIGASGFFLGDPKVVTATEAPFGARTASAIENARETIADHIRSTVGGPEGEIAAALIVGVRAGIPEDINEAVRRTGIYHIISISGLHMALVAGTIMLLLRGAFALLPDFSSRRPVKKYAAAIALLSIAAYLVISGIVVAAERSFIMLAVMLVAVVFDRAALTMRNLAISAIAVIVVSPHEVVGPSFQMSFAATAALVGAYAGWADYRADKVRAPPAKRSFLGYLSRKLAVGVGGGAMTSIIAGSATALFAIWHFQRVSPLSLLANLAVMPIVSLVVMPFAVFSVLMMPFGFDGPFLYVMGKGLTAMVAISGWFSERSPVDAVGLISIQSVLLATVALVIATMATTWLRLGAVPFAIAALLAIPHVRTPDVLISEDAHLVAMPIGGGELAINRASSNEFITDNWKRALLAETIVPPETFANGTTDIADPVDLPPGSPFYCTGDLCIGRHPSGAIVALAENRDSAKPACGFADLIVINDATAYNPCRDPRILVVTKRQLARDGSAAVFFDPQSATARAEIQYAVHRPYRPWHEQRKYSREARGLPPYKRPEKPDAKPQTAQ; encoded by the coding sequence ATGGCTGGACGTGGCCGGGGTGCGGAGGATGGCGGTGGGACGGCAGCTGGCGTCAGCGAACGCCTGCTGTTTGCCGGCACTGCGCCGATTGAAGCAGGACCGGTCTTGCTCCTGGAGCCGCGCCAGCCTGCGCAGATTGTTTCTCCCGACGGCACGGTCGACCGCCCTCCGCCGGCCACCATCGATCGCGTCCGCCGGCAGTTCCGCCGTGCCTCATTGTCCGCGTTCGGCCAAAGCGTCGCTGCCGCAGGCACGAAGGAGCTGGATCGCGGCATTGGCTTCCTGCTCGTGCCGGTTTTCCTTGCCGCCGGCGTGATCCTCTACTTCTCGCTGTCTACGGAACCAGATCTCTACAGGCCGCTGGCGACAGTCGCGCTTATGGCCGCCTGCGCCGCGGTTTCGCGCTCCTGGCCGAAGACGCATCTGCTCTTCATGGCCGCGCTGTTTTGCGCGGTCGGCTTTGTCGCTGCGAAGGTCGAGACTTTGCGAGCGGCAACGCCGATGCTCGGCGGCGAAATCCAGACAAGGCTGACAGGTCGCGTCGTCATCGCGGAGCCGATGGCCAATGGCCGCGTAAGGCTGACCATCGACCTGGTCTCAACCGCGCACCCGAAGCTGCGCTATGCACCCGACCGCGTCCGACTTTCGGCACGGCGGATCCCGCCAGGCTTGACGGCTGGATCGCTGGTGACGGGTTATGCACGCCTATTATCGCCAACAGGCCCCGTTCGCCCCGACAGCTACGACTTTTCCTTCGACAGCTATTTTTCTGGTATCGGCGCCAGCGGGTTTTTCCTGGGCGATCCGAAGGTTGTGACGGCAACGGAGGCACCGTTCGGCGCACGCACCGCGTCCGCAATAGAAAACGCGCGCGAGACCATTGCCGATCACATCAGAAGCACCGTCGGCGGTCCCGAAGGCGAGATCGCGGCGGCGCTGATCGTTGGCGTTCGCGCCGGCATTCCAGAAGACATCAACGAGGCGGTGCGAAGGACCGGCATCTACCACATCATCTCGATTTCGGGACTGCACATGGCGCTGGTCGCCGGCACGATCATGCTTTTGCTGCGCGGCGCCTTCGCGCTGCTTCCCGATTTCTCTTCCCGCCGGCCGGTCAAGAAATATGCTGCGGCGATCGCGCTGCTGTCGATTGCAGCCTATCTGGTCATTTCCGGCATCGTTGTGGCCGCCGAACGAAGCTTCATCATGCTGGCGGTGATGCTGGTTGCCGTTGTCTTCGACCGGGCGGCGCTGACCATGCGCAACCTGGCGATTTCGGCAATCGCGGTGATCGTGGTTTCGCCGCATGAAGTGGTCGGCCCAAGTTTTCAGATGTCGTTCGCCGCGACCGCCGCCCTTGTCGGCGCCTATGCCGGTTGGGCTGACTACCGCGCCGACAAAGTGAGAGCGCCACCGGCAAAGCGCTCGTTTCTCGGATACCTGTCCCGGAAGCTGGCGGTTGGCGTGGGCGGCGGCGCGATGACATCAATCATCGCCGGAAGCGCAACGGCGCTGTTTGCCATCTGGCATTTCCAGCGCGTATCGCCGCTCAGCCTGCTGGCCAATCTGGCAGTGATGCCGATCGTCTCGCTGGTTGTCATGCCGTTCGCGGTCTTCAGCGTGCTGATGATGCCGTTCGGCTTCGACGGGCCTTTCCTCTATGTGATGGGCAAAGGCCTGACGGCGATGGTCGCCATCTCGGGATGGTTTTCCGAACGTTCACCAGTGGATGCAGTGGGGTTGATCTCGATACAGTCTGTGCTGCTGGCGACGGTCGCGCTGGTCATCGCGACCATGGCGACCACCTGGCTCAGGCTCGGCGCCGTTCCCTTCGCGATTGCGGCCTTGTTGGCCATTCCGCATGTCCGTACCCCGGATGTGCTCATCTCCGAGGATGCGCATCTGGTTGCGATGCCGATCGGCGGCGGCGAACTCGCCATCAATCGAGCAAGCTCGAACGAGTTCATAACCGACAACTGGAAACGGGCGCTGCTGGCCGAAACGATCGTGCCGCCCGAGACATTCGCAAACGGGACGACGGACATCGCCGATCCTGTCGACCTGCCGCCGGGTTCGCCCTTCTATTGCACCGGCGACCTCTGCATCGGCCGGCATCCTTCCGGTGCGATCGTCGCGCTCGCAGAGAATCGCGACAGCGCCAAGCCGGCCTGCGGCTTCGCCGATCTCATCGTCATCAATGACGCCACGGCCTACAATCCTTGCCGGGATCCCCGAATCCTCGTCGTGACCAAGCGGCAATTGGCACGCGACGGAAGCGCTGCCGTCTTCTTCGACCCGCAATCGGCAACCGCGCGAGCCGAGATTCAGTATGCCGTCCACAGGCCCTATCGGCCCTGGCATGAGCAGCGAAAATACTCGCGCGAGGCAAGGGGGCTGCCGCCTTACAAGCGGCCCGAAAAGCCCGACGCCAAGCCACAAACCGCTCAGTAA
- the gltA gene encoding citrate synthase, which translates to MSEAATKLEPAGEPRESTARLELAGKTHELKVRSGSVGPDVIDIGSLYSTTGAFTYDPGFTSTASCESAITFIDGDAGILLHRGYPIDQLAEHGDFLEVCYLLLYGELPTKAQKDDFDYRVTRHTMVHEQMSRFFTGFRRDAHPMAVMCGVVGALSAFYHDSTDISDPYQRMVASMRLIAKMPTIAAMAYKYHIGQPFIYPKNDLSFAANFLHMCFAVPCEEYKINPVLARAMERIFILHADHEQNASTSTVRLAGSSGANPFACIAAGIACLWGPAHGGANEAALNMLSEIGHVDHIPEFIARAKDKNDPFRLMGFGHRVYKNYDPRAKIMQKTAHEVLGELGIKDDPMLDIAMELEKIALTDAYFIEKKLYPNVDFYSGITLKALGFPTTMFTVLFAVARTVGWIAQWKEMIEDPHQKIGRPRQLYTGATERDYVPIAKR; encoded by the coding sequence ATGAGCGAAGCTGCGACGAAACTGGAACCGGCCGGCGAACCGCGCGAATCCACCGCAAGGCTGGAACTCGCGGGCAAGACGCATGAGCTCAAGGTGCGAAGCGGTTCGGTTGGGCCTGACGTCATCGATATAGGCTCGCTCTACAGCACCACCGGCGCCTTCACCTACGATCCTGGCTTCACCTCGACGGCAAGCTGCGAGTCGGCGATCACCTTCATCGACGGCGACGCCGGAATCCTGCTGCACCGCGGCTATCCGATCGACCAGCTTGCCGAACATGGCGACTTTCTCGAGGTCTGCTACCTCCTGCTCTACGGCGAACTACCGACCAAGGCGCAGAAGGACGACTTCGACTACCGCGTGACGCGCCACACCATGGTGCATGAGCAGATGTCGCGCTTCTTCACCGGTTTCCGCCGCGACGCCCACCCGATGGCGGTCATGTGCGGCGTGGTCGGCGCGCTGTCGGCCTTCTATCACGACTCGACCGACATCTCGGATCCGTACCAGCGCATGGTCGCCTCGATGCGGCTGATCGCCAAGATGCCGACGATCGCGGCGATGGCCTATAAATACCACATCGGCCAGCCCTTCATTTATCCGAAGAACGATCTCAGCTTCGCGGCAAACTTCCTGCACATGTGCTTCGCCGTGCCCTGCGAGGAATACAAGATCAATCCGGTGCTGGCGCGCGCCATGGAGCGCATCTTCATCCTGCACGCCGACCACGAGCAGAACGCCTCGACCTCGACCGTGCGCCTCGCCGGCTCTTCGGGCGCCAATCCGTTCGCCTGTATCGCCGCCGGCATCGCTTGCCTGTGGGGTCCGGCGCATGGCGGCGCCAACGAAGCGGCCCTCAACATGCTGAGCGAGATCGGCCATGTCGACCACATCCCGGAATTCATCGCCCGCGCCAAGGACAAGAACGACCCGTTCCGCCTGATGGGCTTCGGCCACCGCGTCTACAAGAACTACGACCCGCGCGCCAAGATCATGCAGAAGACCGCGCATGAGGTGCTTGGCGAGCTCGGCATCAAGGACGATCCGATGCTCGACATCGCGATGGAACTGGAAAAGATCGCGCTGACCGACGCCTATTTCATCGAGAAGAAGCTTTATCCGAATGTCGATTTCTATTCCGGCATCACGCTGAAGGCGCTGGGCTTCCCCACCACGATGTTTACCGTGCTGTTCGCAGTCGCCCGCACCGTCGGCTGGATCGCGCAGTGGAAGGAAATGATCGAGGATCCGCACCAGAAGATCGGCCGCCCGCGCCAGCTCTACACCGGCGCCACGGAGCGAGACTACGTGCCGATCGCGAAGCGGTGA